The genomic interval GACGGGAAGTTTATCGGTTCTGAAATTCCAGCCGATTTACAACGACAATGGATTCAAGGAACTGGGCCCGCAGCAAAACCAAAATCAGCAATTGAAAAAAGCATCAGGAATGTCGCTTATGCCTTGCTTTCCGGAGCCGATGGCTGGATGTTTGACGGCGAAGATGCACTTGGCCAGATCACAACAATGTCGTTGGACAACCAAAGAAATCTCAAATTAGCCATTGCAAAAGACCCTGTCTTTATGAAAGCCGCAGAAAAAGTTGCCGGGCAAATGAACCAATGGGCGATGGGATTCTTCGGAAAAGAGATCATCGATGATTGGCAAAAACAACTAAATTTCACGACTAAGATTTTCCGGTGTCGCGGCTTGCATTTAGACGATCGGCATATTCGTGGTGAAAATGGCGTGGCTTTGTCGGCTTCAATTGTAGACATGACTCTTTATATCGTCAACAACTACAAACAATTACAGAATGAGGGATCTTCTATCGTCTTGTATCTACCGAAAATTCAGACTGCTGAAGAAGCTGCTCTGTGGAATGAAATGTTGACTGCGCTTGAGCAGCACCTGGGCCTGGCTGTTGGTACGATCAAAGTTTATGTTCTTGTTGAACAGCTTGAAGCCACTTTTCAATTGATGGAGATTCGCGCCGTCTTAGGCGAACATTTTGTCGGATACAATACAGGTCGATGGGATTATATCAATAGTGTCACTGATGCCATGGCGTGGGATAAGGATTTTATCAATCCCAATATCGAAGCAATAACTATGATATACGGCTACATGAGAAATTATGAAGACCGGGTTCGCCGGGCAGTAAACACACCTGATATGAATGGAAACTTTGCACTCTGGCAAGGAGGTATGGAGCCCAACATCCCGGTTGGTTCTGAGGAAGGCATCAAAAACAGTATGGAGAAAGCTGTAGCTGGCGCAGTTCGGGAGCAGAAAGAAGGGGCAAGCGGTAAGTGGGTGGCTCATTGGAAAATGGTGCATATTGTTCGTCCGGTTTGGGAAAAGGCCGGCGAGACCAACCAGCTCGGAAGGTCCTTCCCCGCATTGACCTACACACAAGAAGATGCAGATGGTCTCACGTTGCTGGAACCAGCCCCAACGTCGATTCGAGGGGCCCGGAACCTGTTAAGCGTAGCGTTGCAATACGGCAATGCCTTTGGACAGGGATTTCAGGCAGCCGCTCTAAAACCGGCCGATTTTTTTAGTAATGATGATATCTTATACCTGATGGAGGATATGGCCACCGGAGAGATTAGATTGAGTATCTTGTGGGAATGGATTCACAAAGGAGCTAAATTGAACGAAGACGATTCCGAAACCGGTTTGAAATCCGGAGATGGTTTTTCCATGGATGTTTTTAAAAAATTGTTAGTTGAGGAATATGACAAACTGCTCAATGCAGAAAACAAAGATGTCCACGATAATTCAAAGAATACCACATTGCCTATAGCCCGAGAAATTGTTGAAACCTACGTTCTGGATGATGCCAAAAACCCCTGGTATATCGATTTGTTGAATATCAATTTGAACAATCTTGATTTGCAAACCGCTAAAGACAGGATTGAACTGTATATCAACACCTTCAAAAAAGATGGCACC from candidate division KSB1 bacterium carries:
- a CDS encoding malate synthase, which gives rise to DGKFIGSEIPADLQRQWIQGTGPAAKPKSAIEKSIRNVAYALLSGADGWMFDGEDALGQITTMSLDNQRNLKLAIAKDPVFMKAAEKVAGQMNQWAMGFFGKEIIDDWQKQLNFTTKIFRCRGLHLDDRHIRGENGVALSASIVDMTLYIVNNYKQLQNEGSSIVLYLPKIQTAEEAALWNEMLTALEQHLGLAVGTIKVYVLVEQLEATFQLMEIRAVLGEHFVGYNTGRWDYINSVTDAMAWDKDFINPNIEAITMIYGYMRNYEDRVRRAVNTPDMNGNFALWQGGMEPNIPVGSEEGIKNSMEKAVAGAVREQKEGASGKWVAHWKMVHIVRPVWEKAGETNQLGRSFPALTYTQEDADGLTLLEPAPTSIRGARNLLSVALQYGNAFGQGFQAAALKPADFFSNDDILYLMEDMATGEIRLSILWEWIHKGAKLNEDDSETGLKSGDGFSMDVFKKLLVEEYDKLLNAENKDVHDNSKNTTLPIAREIVETYVLDDAKNPWYIDLLNINLNNLDLQTAKDRIELYINTFKKDGTRITENLDFV